A segment of the Colletotrichum destructivum chromosome 3, complete sequence genome:
GGACCATGGCGCCCAGAAGGGCAAGCATCTAGTAGATTTCCACTCCTTAGACCAAGAGTGTTGAATAATACCACGACCGCATTGTTGTTTGCTGCGAACCTGACGCAATCATCGTCGAGTAGCTCAAGACATTTCTGATCCTCTTCGTACTTTTTGCCCCGACGAGTTTGACCGCTCAACTTCGGATGTAGTTGAGACCGGAGGAGACCGACCCTTGCATATGTCGCCTGGCTAAGCCACACCCACGGCATGCGCGCGGTTTTTGATGATGGATTGGCTCTCGAGCAGTGGAACGCCGTAAGTGTGCAACGACCTGGGAGGGTTGGAGCTATGGCCCAAATCGACACTTGACGTCAACGGCTTGGCGATGAATGATGTGCGGATCGGGCCTGGGCCGCACTATGACATCATGCTGCAGAGTGACGACAAGCTCTCACTCGTAGCCCAATGGGATAGCTCTCTAAGGGGCCCGATAGCGAGCATCCCGTGAACATTGGATGTCAGTTCATCAGGCGGGGGGGCGTGCCATTGGCCCAGGGGCAAAACGGTCGGAACCCAAGGGGTTCACACACACCGTCTTTAGGGGGAATACATTTAATGACAGCTTCCAGCCACATCTGTCAGCTCCTACCTGCCGTTGGAAAGTGCGACGCCGTCAGGTCCCTCCCCCAGACATTCTTGCCTCAATCCGGGCATTAAACCGCATACGCCAAGCCACTTGTCAATCACCCTTTAGATTTATAGCATAAACctccgaggcggcggacgactACTGCCCTCGCATCTTACATTAGCAAAGCCCATTGAAGACGCGGTTGAGCTCTGAGGTTCTGTAGCCGGAAACACAAGTTGGACTATATTTTAGCTCACCCGACCAATCGCCCTTTCACAAGACAACAAAAAGTCTACCAAAGAACGAGCAACCAGAGCAATGGTCAAGCCGGCCAACTTTCTCCCTCCCGATCCGCGACCATGGAAGGCCGAACCCGAGAGTCGTAAACAGCGAAAAGAGTTTGAGAAAGAGGCCGGTGGCTTCGACTGGGGACAAGCCCTTGCACTTggcctcatcggcgccaccgttgtcttcggcatcgacaAGTCACTCCGACGGACGGAGGAGAAGTACTCGGAAGAACAACGGAGGGAAGAGAGACGGAGACAGCGACAGTCGCGGTCTCGCCCCCCGAGGAGCAGCCGGAGCCAGGCCGCTTGGGATCGGGACCGGGACCGCGACCGGGACAGGGGCCTCGACAGAGACGACCGAAGCTTTCGGGACGACCAGAGCGACAGGGAATACTATGATCGCGATTGGGACGAGAGCGAGTACAAATCGGTGAGAGATTACGGGCCGCCGGAGAGCGAGGCTTCTGAGCCGAGGGTGCGAATGAGGGAGGGAAGCGCAAGGGGCGAGCGGGAGTACGCACGCGCTGTTGACCCTTTCGAGAGGGATTACGGGTATGGCAGGCGGTACGATGAGCATAAACGCAGCCGGAGCAACCCAGCTTCGCGGTCGAGGGACTATTGGTGATGATTGGAGATCCGTCCGTTGGGCCTTTTGGGTGGATCATCGAATCGGGGATAACACAGACCACACCAACAAAGCATTTATACGAAATTATGAGAACGATTATGATTACCATTAAGGGGTTTGCATagcagaaagagaagaaaaggttGGCCTCGGTTTCTTGGAATGTTGGAGTGTCGGAGTGTCGGAGGGAACGGAGTTACACGAGTAGTGGATGGGAAGCATTTGCAAAGCTGTGAATACATCATAGCACTAAGCAATTATTGTTACGATACTAACAGCAGCTTGTCAAGACGGTGACTTGCGCCTGTTACTCCGCATCGCGTCACAGCGTGTGACAAGCATAACCTCGAAACTTGGTTTGCATCTCGCATCGTACTTCTACGTCAGCCGTCGATATCGACTTTCCAGACACAAAGTCACACTTGCCAGCAGACCGTGCTTGCCCTTGAGTATGTTGTTCGCAATGTggtcaaaaaaaaaaaaaaaaaaagacaaatTTACGCTCCGTGGCCGGATCTATTCATCATCTATTCGTCTACCCCGAGCGCCGTATCTACTTTCGCTCAGCCAATGTTTTCTCCGTCGTTGCGACCAAGATATCAAAAGCCTTCTTATTGTGTTCCTCCTCACCGAtctggctgctgctcgtGCACATGCGGATGCCGTAGGTGCCGTGCAATGTCGTCGGTGTGAGGTAGATGACTCCCTCGCCGTTGATTGCCTCCAACACGGCCTCTGTCACACTGTTGCCCTCGGCCCGGTCCGCTCCCTTGCAcgtgaagacgacgagggcgaacCGCGGCCCCGTGATAATCTCGAAGAGGTCGTCTCTCGACCGGACCATGTCGGCGAACctctcgccgaggtcgatgccACGGCGCAGGTGGGCGCGGATGCCGGAGGCGCCGTAGGCCCGCAGGACGAACCACAGCTTCAGACTGCGGaagcggcggccgagggggaTCTGCCAGTCGCGGTAGTCGgtgacgaggccggcctcggaAAACTGGTTGCGCAGGTAGGCGGGCTTGATGCTCAGCGACTCGACGAGCCAGGCGCGGTCGCGGACCCAGAGGGCGGAGCAGTCGAAGTTTGTCAGCATCCACTTGTGCGGGTTCACGTTGAAGGAGTGGAATGCGGCGAAGGGCTCGGTGTGGTGGGCGTTCTCGGGCAGCATGAGGGCCGAACCGGCGtaggcggcgtcgacgtggaCCCAGATCCTGTCccgctcgtcggcggcggagagcaCGTCACGGATGCCGGGGAAATCGTCGATGGCGCAGGTGTCCGTTGTGCCGAGGGTGGCGGTGAGATAAAagggctcgaggccgcgggcgcggagggcggcgacggtttcggcgagggcggcgccggacaTGGCGTAGCCGGTCTCGGCGGGGGCCGGAACGGTGGCGAAGCGGACGCCGAGAATCTGAGCGGCCTTTTTGGTGGAGGAGTGGGCCATCTcgctgccgagggcgacaagTTTTGAGCGCAGGCGCCAGGACTCATCTTCTTTCTCGTCGGAGCCGTCGGGGAGgtgggcggtggcggcgcggaggaacttgtcgcgggcggcgaccaTGACGGTGAGGATGGCCTCGGAGGCGGTGCCGtggaggacgccgccgccgcgggtCGGGGCGGTGGAGAGGTAACACGCgggcagggcgaggaggcgggcgagcCAGTCGAGGACGATGGTCTCGAGCTCGGTAACGGCCGGGGAGCAGATCCAGTTGAAGTGGGCGCCGTTGAAGGCGTTGGAGTAGAGCTCGGCGAGCATGGCCgggtaggaggaggagcatgGGAAGAAGGCGTGGAAGGACGGGGACTGCCAGTGGGTGATTCCCGGTACGATGTGTGACTGGAGGTCGGCGTGGATGGCCTGCCAGGACTCCGGGtcctcgggggcggcggccgggaggAGAGGGCGGAGGTAGCCTGGCGTCACGGAGGTGAGGACCTTGGGCTGGGAGGCGATGGTATCGTAGTACTTGGTGACTGGGGACGGTGTTAGAGAGGGAATTAGGTGAGTGAGTTGGTGAGTTTTGAGAGTGAGTTATGAGAtatgagagtgagagtgagaatgagagaCGACTTACTATCTTCCACGACCTCTTGGGCCGCGGCGCGGAACTCGGACGAGTCCATGCTGAACGACCTATTGCTCtattccttttttttctccgTCTATGGTTCGTGGGATTGAAATAGCGAGAGAGTTGTCGTGAacgtctctctctctctcgaggCAGAACCGAAAGGCAATATATATTGAATCCTTTAATGCCACGCTGCCGCAGAAACCTGAGTTGAAGTCAATTGGATGTGGATGGATCGAGAACAGAACAGCCAATCAAGCGCAGCTGCTGATGTCGGGGGTTACCCTCTATCAACGATATGAGTATACCCCACCCGCCTCCCATCTCGATATATTGTCGATTGTCCACCTGTAATTGTACCCAGGCAGTCTGTGTTACCCCgttcggtggcggcgggtCCCTTCGGAACGGCGCCCGGAATGGCCTCGGAAGGGTTCCGGGCGTGTCGTCCACATTATGTTGACACGAACCCCCCTTCGAAGGGCGTAGAGAACGACATTGTTGACCAGCTGACTCGGTCGACAGTCCATTCTAGAGTACCATTTACTCACCACATCTTTTTTTAGTCCATGTGTGGATAGTAGGGATGACTGCGAGGGGGACGAGACCTGGGTCTGGAAAGAGGCAAGATCACTCATGATTTCGAAACTGCCTCGACAACATgcatttttcttcttcgttttCTTTTCCGTTTCACTTTCCAAAATGAATACCGCATCATTGGAACTGCTTCGTGCAATGTCTAATCTTTTGGGAAGCATCTTTGCAGCTTTACATGCCGGTGAACGAGTCCTTCGCATGGCGCCCTGTCGGACCCGGTTCATTCAACATCCTCCCCACAACATACATGCATAGCCCAACGTGTCCTCTGCTTTGAACTCAGTCGCACTCAAACATCTTTGTAGTGCTCACGTTGATGCGGCTCCAGCACCGCCAGTTGACGATGCAGTTCCAGAACACCGAGGGCCAGTAGACGTGGTACAGCCACCACGCCGGCAGTGGGTCCCACGGCTCGAATGTGCCGTCCTTCCAGAACAGGATGTGCTCGGCAAACGTCTTGACGGAGCGTCCAtacgccgccaacgacgtaCGGAAGAGCAGGAGCTGCGCCGTAGGGAGCAGGAGGAGCGTCAGAAGATCGTGGCCGATCCAGTAGTAGTTGGTCGGCTTCCGTGGCGTCACCACCTCAACACCGAGCCTCTCCCCAgacttgtcgtcgtcattatcatcatcgtcatcgaggacggcgaggtaCTGCTCCACCAAGTCCGGCGTGTCCCCAAACAGCGCGACGGCCGTGTGCGCCCGAGGGTTGCACTCGATGGGATACAACGCCAGCTGCTCGGGACTGCTCATCTTGGCCACGGCCACGTCCGTGTCGGTCACCATGAAGTCGAAGCTCAGGTGGCCCGTGAAGCTCTCCCCGAACGACGTGGCCTGCTTTCTCGTGAACTCGAGCATCGCGAGCGACAGTGacgactcgggcggcagcgcgACGTAGTGCATCAGCAGCTCCGCCGAGCGGCACGCGACGAAGGCGCGCACCCTGCCGCGCACGACGAGCGAGTGCGTGCAGAACTCGTGGCCGTCGATGAACTCCTGCAGCAGCCAGGGCTCCTTGTCCGACAAGCCCAGCCACTCGAGGCGGTAGATGTGGTCGTACGTCTGCTTCtccgtcggcagcggcagcagcgtcaTGTCGCCGCGGCCCCTGTCGTTGACGCCGACCGACTTGGCGATGAAGCGCGgcctcctggccctcggcggcttgGCGGCCTCCCCTTCCGAGTCGTACGACAgccccgcggcggcgccctcgagcgcgGCAATCATCTCGTTGCGGCTCGTGACGAGATAGGACTCGGGCACGCGCAGCCCTGTCTCGCGCGTGTGCTCCATGAAGGAGTCCTTCTCGTGCAGCACCTGGGTGCGCGCGACGTCGAACTGCACAGCACGGCAGCCGGTGcgagcctcgaggacctccttgacgatgccgtcctcgacggcggagcCGACGCCCGAGCAGCTGACCCAGAGATCAACCTCTTCTTGCTTGACGACCCTGAGCACCGAGTCGAGGTAAGGGTCGGCGCTTCCGCGGCTAGGCTTCTGGAGGACGTGGTAGGCGGACAGCGCGCGGGACCTGCTGCCGCAGGCGTGGGGGGAgaagtcggcgccgacgacgcggtgGCCGGCTTTGTGGAACAGGCGTGCCAATGTGAGGCCTTTGGTCATGCCGACGCCGGTGACGAGGATGGTCCGGCGACGCAGCGGTTGCCGTTGGTCCGCCGTATCGGGAGCGCCGGGAGTGCCGGGAGTGCCGGAAGCCCGGCCGGGACGCAGGTGCTGCCAGGTATAGCACGCGAACAGCAGGACCGTGTTCAAGGGCAAAAAGGCGAGGCTCAGGGCGATGAGGGCCAGGTTCTTGAGGACCTGGCCAAAGGGGTCGCGCGAGGAGGGTGCCATGGCAGGTGAACGGTCACCGCGGGTAGGATATGAAACCCTCAAGTCGATTCGGAATGATCAAAcgagaggggaggaggggggccgGAGAGGAATTAGCTGAGCCGAAGATGAGACGGCCAGTCACCACAGGACGCTGAACCACGGTCGCGATGGGTGATGCGAAGAATCACTTGGGTGAACTGGTGATGTACCGGTCGGACAAGGAGGAGTAGGTAGTAGAAGGGATGAAACAACCTTTTCGAGCTGCCTCTTTTTCGTccaagggagaggggaggggggttacAGCGGGTGAGGAATGAGATGTGAACCACGGCGCATCCATTTCATGTGTATGGCCGTATAATAACGTATCCCCCGCCTCTCCTCCGAAGGCTCCGCGGCACCGCCCGCCCACTTGGGTAAAAGTGCACGTCATGGACTCCCTGGgaccctcccctcctcctcctcctcctcctcctcctccttcttaCTGTGTCGTATCAAATACGCGCGAATGCGCGTACTGTTGTATCCGCGTGTCTCACCGCGTAAAGAGAGGTTTGTGTTGTCATTCCTGTGCGAGGGGTTAATCTCGTCCCGTTCGTCCAACCGGTTGGGCTGGAGCTCGGGCTTTGCTTTGCCAATGCTATTTTTGGGAGTCACTCCAAAATCATGGGATGATGGATTTCCACATCTCGAACACGGATGCGTTTGTGTAGCATGGCGAACCCGTGggtcttttttcttttttgggAGGGGCGACATCAGGCCATGACGCCGTGAGTCCTGTGGCTTTGTTTGGAGATGTCAAGGGGGGGGAAAACTCCCAAGGGATATATTATCATTGACTGCGCATTCGTCTCCTCAACTAAACCCCACACCGCCAAGACACTAATGGATAGCAGTCGCATGCTTAGAACTCTTTAAGAGCATAAGTGTCGTCGTTTCCTCCTTTATCTCTTAATGCAGCACATGTTCATAAACTACCTAGTTACAATCCTCGCCATGAACAGGCAAACACTTCGCAATGTGATCTCCAGTTCAAATCTCCCCCGCATGACACCGCGACCCCCGACCGATCTTCTCGGGCAATTTAAAGCGGAAGCGATCAGCATTGAGCTAGAAATCACGTTCCCACCGGCTCACAGGCTCCCCCCAAACCTATATGATCGTTCGGGAGATCTGCCTCTGGTCTGAGAGTCTGCTGGTCCGCGTCAACTCTATTCAGCTCGGCGCTTCGACCTCTCGTCGAACCTCGCTGTAAGGGGCACGAGTCGACCGGCGGCCGCCTCTTCCCTACATGGGCTAGTGTCCGGAAACACCATAAGGGGCgacggagaggagaggagctGAAAGGATGCTCATAGCATTCAAGTCACGCACTTTTCGACTACTGACTTTGATGTGACTCCTGGGACTCTTGGAAGATGATGTATTTTCCAAAGTGGTGCAGGCTTGCATACTGTCATCCGGATCTACAACACAAACTTTTCGAACTACTTGAAGAACTGTGGTATCATTACTCATTAGAGTCATCATTAACAATAAATCCCCGTGCGCCTGAGTTTCTTTTGGTCTTGCCACAAGCGCCAAAGGAGTGTCCGTGTCAGAGGGTATCCCGTCCTGAACAAGTCTAGTACGCTCCCTATTTCCCGACGCCAAttgaagaaaaggaagaagaagaagaatcaaaaggagggggaaaaaaggaagacgAGTGATCAAAGCGACCCTATGAATCCAATGCCAATTCCGGCCCAGTGGTCAGCGGTCCGCGAACATGGCAATTGCTCTTAGGCGACCGCAATCGCGGCAACAATCGAGTCTAGTGCTGAGCTGTGAGTCGGTCCGGAAACACCCTGTACGGGGCCTGACCAAACTACACCTAGCTTTCCCTTAGCATCGCGGTTCTTGGACCAGTTGCTATCTGCGTTCTTGAGGAGGAAGGTCTTGAAGTCGTTCTGGGGCGCCACGGCGTGCAGGTACCGCAGGTTGCGAACAAAGATGCCCTTGAACTGGTTGCCATCGGAGCCGCAGTTGGGCTCGCACGTGTCGTGGAGgatgccgttgtcgtcggccaaCCGcttgatggcggccttggcgatgtTGGCGGCATCGGTCAGGACCGACTTGTCGCCAGTGGCGCGGCTCAGCTCGACGAGAGCGCCGAGAACGACACCTTGGTTGTAGGACCACACGTTGGCGCCGTTGTTCTGGcagtcgccgtcgaggccgtcattGATGGTGCCCTCGTCGTTGATCATGCCGCTGGCCTTGAACCAAGCCCACTGGGACGTCGCGATGCTGAGGTAGCTGGCCTTGTCGCTGGTGATGCGGTTGGCAAgcgaggcggcgacgctgaGGTAGAgctcgttggcgatggcgttgacgTACTTGCGGTCCTTGCTCCAGTagatgccgccgtcgcagGTGGTGTTGCCGCCCGTCTTCATGTCGGCAAAGATGCGCACAGCCATGTCGAGGTAGTCCTGGTCCCTGGTGATGTCGTAGGCTCTGATAAGGCCGAGCGCCCACcagccctcgtcgtcgtaaTACTCGTTGATGAAGTTGGGAAAGCCCTGGGCGCTGAACTGACGGGCCTCGAGGGGCAGCGGGTTTTCGCGCTTGGTGATGGCATAGGAAGTCGtgacgaggccaagggcgctGATGGActtggcggccgtggccgtggccttCTGGGCTTGGTCAAAGGTGTTTTTCAGAACGCCTCCAAGGTTGAGTTCGTTGGCGGCATCACGGTTCAGGTCGGCAAAGTCGGCGAGCGTCGTGAATGCGTTGGCGCTGTTCCACCACGCGTTGTCCCAAAGACCGGTGCCGACATCATACCACGAGGTCTGGAGGGTGCgaatggcgtcgacggcgttgcTGGTGTAAGTCGCGGCGTCCGCTCTCTGGGCGAGGGGGCGAGTCGACATGAGGAAGACTGCACGGGCAGCGAGGCCTCCGATGTTGGCGACCATGTTGACGAGTATTAGGTACAAAGAGTCGAGGAAGGAGATGAGGTgagttgtcgtcgtcgtctgatCTGCTCTGGTGGAAGTAAAAGAGTGAGAGTAGAGGACGAGGATATATGTATTAGCTGCAACAGCGAGGACAAAGAGCAGCCACTTGCGGCGAAGGAGGACCGGGATGCTAAATATATCAGGAGTGAATGAGTGTTCGGATCCATGTGCCCCTTCACCGCAGCGGTGGGGAGGGTGGGATGACAGGTACCGACaaggcggcgagaagggtGGGTGACGTTGATCCTCCTGGATTTCAGTCTTGGAAGCGGTAAACTGGAGAAGCAAGGAACaagaggacgaagatgtCGGGCACGAAGACGAGATATCATCAGGGGATGGTGAAGAGGAAAAGTATGAGCACGAGTTGGCGCAAACGCAGGCACAGGCGCAGGCACAGCTTTTGCTGGCGTCGAAATCCTGCGATGGCAGCGCCATGGTCGTCTTTGCCTATGTCGTTGCTCACAGGCCGGAAACAAGcacaaaacaaaacaggGCTTCATCTGAAGTTGGGATCAGGAGCTGCGTTCTCGTCGAGCAAGACGTGCCAGCGCGGTGCGCCCagacagggggggggggggggctacCCGGGAAAGCCAGGACGGAGATCACAGTCAGGGGTCCGGCCCAATGCGGCATTCGTTGTCTCCCTGGGGAGCATAGGATGAGCTCACACAGCCAGGAGGGTAGTGTAATGCGTCGAATAGAAGGGCAGCAGAGAACAAAAAGGGGCCAGGACGGTAAGAAAGGACAGGATAGGACAAGACAGGGCGGGTAGGGTAGGGCAAGGTGAGGCAAAGCAGGGCAGAAGATGGCGGTTCCCTAGAGGTGAACCGGTAAGCGCCACCGCTCATTGGGACGAAGGTCTACCGCCCAGCGCGAAGGAACTCTTGGAGACGTTGGGAAGCTGGAGCTGTAGAAGTTGACTGGCGGTAGATGCTGTTTCAGACGAGATTGTACGTTATGCTGTACTGGCGGGCGAGGTTTGTGGTCGAAgggtaaggtaggtaggatggcggggagggatgggggtACGTATCTCTTATCCGGCCGATAAGGAGCCACGGTCATTCTCTTGCTCAGCCGCCAAGACCCCCAAGATCGGTATCCGGGTCTCCGGTACGTACCAAAGCCACGGATGCTATGGCCAGGGGCTCACAGTGCGTTGCAGGGCCTCCCTGGGCACCCACTTGGCTGTAACAACCCCAAGAACCCCCTACAGTTGGCAGTTTGTACCTTGCCTACGATGTAAGTACGGTCCTTCACGGGGAATATATTCACAGCACGCACTGCCACGTGCAGGCCCGCCCTTTCCAGGTATCTCGCGCTGCTTCAGTAGGTGCCTAGGTACTTGATGAACCCCTGAAAGTTTGGTCCACCTGAGGCTCCTGGTGTAGGAGGGGAGGACGGACGTATTCTTCCTTTTCCATCTTTTCCATCTTTGCCCTCCATGTTGGCTAGACTTTGATTCTCTGCAGAGCCGAGTCGTATTCAAATGCATCGATGTCTACCAAGAGGCCGGACCCGTCTGACAGAATTGACTGGTAAAGGTACGACATACACAATCCAATACCAAGCAATACCACGCCGCACCGGCGCATGAGCAAGTTCCGACTCACTGCCGTTACCTCTTCCCATGCCTTGACTATGCATCGTAGTGACATCTTCACATGAGCCAGACTCGCAGTCTATCCCATGGGCCTCAAGACGATAACTATAGGCCTCCGGGTCGTGGTCCCCGTCATTGCACAGCATCGCAGCCTTGTCGGCAGATCCTATCTGCCTAGCGAATCATTGCACTCCTGCTGACGTAGCGGCTACTCAGCTTTGCTCTCTACAGTGACAGCACCTCTGACCACAGCAGAAGGGATCGACAATCTTGTGGACAACGCATGACTTGCGAGACATACGTAGTAGACGGCAGTCGCAGACCGACTCAGCCCGAATGTTGGCGGATCAGGTACGCTGTCGTCTCATGCGCATGACGGAGGGCGTCATGCCAATGGTCGGCAAACAATGTACCAGACCTTCCAAGAAAGAGAACCCACCCATTCAACGGCCTCCGAAGCCAACTCGGaaacccaccccccccccccggcatCTACGTTTGCGGTTCGACGCTTGACATCTTATTTCCCATGGCTGCGACGCTGAGCTCGTTGCTCAATGCGGTGGAGCCTGAGAGAGCCAGCCTAGCAGAattttctttccttcttctcctgaATACCACTCGCGGAGACACTGTCCAGGGCTCGCTTTGTTTCGAGGTCTCGAACA
Coding sequences within it:
- a CDS encoding Putative NAD(P)-binding domain superfamily, coding for MAPSSRDPFGQVLKNLALIALSLAFLPLNTVLLFACYTWQHLRPGRASGTPGTPGAPDTADQRQPLRRRTILVTGVGMTKGLTLARLFHKAGHRVVGADFSPHACGSRSRALSAYHVLQKPSRGSADPYLDSVLRVVKQEEVDLWVSCSGVGSAVEDGIVKEVLEARTGCRAVQFDVARTQVLHEKDSFMEHTRETGLRVPESYLVTSRNEMIAALEGAAAGLSYDSEGEAAKPPRARRPRFIAKSVGVNDRGRGDMTLLPLPTEKQTYDHIYRLEWLGLSDKEPWLLQEFIDGHEFCTHSLVVRGRVRAFVACRSAELLMHYVALPPESSLSLAMLEFTRKQATSFGESFTGHLSFDFMVTDTDVAVAKMSSPEQLALYPIECNPRAHTAVALFGDTPDLVEQYLAVLDDDDDNDDDKSGERLGVEVVTPRKPTNYYWIGHDLLTLLLLPTAQLLLFRTSLAAYGRSVKTFAEHILFWKDGTFEPWDPLPAWWLYHVYWPSVFWNCIVNWRCWSRINVSTTKMFECD
- a CDS encoding Putative pyridoxal phosphate-dependent decarboxylase, pyridoxal phosphate-dependent transferase, coding for MDSSEFRAAAQEVVEDITKYYDTIASQPKVLTSVTPGYLRPLLPAAAPEDPESWQAIHADLQSHIVPGITHWQSPSFHAFFPCSSSYPAMLAELYSNAFNGAHFNWICSPAVTELETIVLDWLARLLALPACYLSTAPTRGGGVLHGTASEAILTVMVAARDKFLRAATAHLPDGSDEKEDESWRLRSKLVALGSEMAHSSTKKAAQILGVRFATVPAPAETGYAMSGAALAETVAALRARGLEPFYLTATLGTTDTCAIDDFPGIRDVLSAADERDRIWVHVDAAYAGSALMLPENAHHTEPFAAFHSFNVNPHKWMLTNFDCSALWVRDRAWLVESLSIKPAYLRNQFSEAGLVTDYRDWQIPLGRRFRSLKLWFVLRAYGASGIRAHLRRGIDLGERFADMVRSRDDLFEIITGPRFALVVFTCKGADRAEGNSVTEAVLEAINGEGVIYLTPTTLHGTYGIRMCTSSSQIGEEEHNKKAFDILVATTEKTLAERK
- a CDS encoding Putative glycoside hydrolase, family 76, six-hairpin glycosidase superfamily, whose protein sequence is MALPSQDFDASKSCACACACVCANSCSYFSSSPSPDDISSSCPTSSSSCSLLLQFTASKTEIQEDQRHPPFSPPCRYLSSHPPHRCGEGAHGSEHSFTPDIFSIPVLLRRKWLLFVLAVAANTYILVLYSHSFTSTRADQTTTTTHLISFLDSLYLILVNMVANIGGLAARAVFLMSTRPLAQRADAATYTSNAVDAIRTLQTSWYDVGTGLWDNAWWNSANAFTTLADFADLNRDAANELNLGGVLKNTFDQAQKATATAAKSISALGLVTTSYAITKRENPLPLEARQFSAQGFPNFINEYYDDEGWWALGLIRAYDITRDQDYLDMAVRIFADMKTGGNTTCDGGIYWSKDRKYVNAIANELYLSVAASLANRITSDKASYLSIATSQWAWFKASGMINDEGTINDGLDGDCQNNGANVWSYNQGVVLGALVELSRATGDKSVLTDAANIAKAAIKRLADDNGILHDTCEPNCGSDGNQFKGIFVRNLRYLHAVAPQNDFKTFLLKNADSNWSKNRDAKGKLGVVWSGPVQGVSGPTHSSALDSIVAAIAVA